From a single Bryobacter aggregatus MPL3 genomic region:
- a CDS encoding 3-oxoacyl-ACP synthase III family protein, with protein MAFLRGFGKYLPERVVGNAEIGAQIGAEPSWIHEMSGIEERRFARAGETVAEMAAAAGKDALERSGVGAEELGLILVSSGSAERRFPGPASEVQHRLGAAQAIAIDVPMASAGALFALAQAEMWAARVGKVLVVAAEKMSEIALTPPIEKGTAMLFGDGAGAVLVDRDQGVARMVDFELGSDGASALELRLDFNAPVYMNGRMVIMHAARKVPAAILAVLRRAGLEASDVHTFLMHQANSNLITRIAQTLGVEGGKFYSNIARYGNTSSASMLIAACEWDHHFAAGDQVVFAAFGAGFQWGALLVEGV; from the coding sequence ATGGCTTTTCTGCGTGGGTTCGGCAAGTATCTTCCGGAGCGCGTGGTCGGCAATGCCGAAATCGGCGCGCAAATTGGAGCCGAGCCGTCCTGGATTCACGAGATGTCGGGCATCGAGGAGCGGCGCTTTGCCCGCGCAGGGGAAACGGTAGCAGAGATGGCTGCCGCCGCAGGCAAGGACGCGCTGGAGCGCAGCGGTGTCGGGGCGGAAGAACTGGGCTTGATTCTGGTTTCGAGCGGCAGTGCCGAGCGGCGCTTTCCGGGGCCGGCAAGCGAAGTGCAGCACCGATTGGGCGCGGCGCAGGCGATTGCGATCGATGTTCCGATGGCCAGTGCGGGCGCGCTATTTGCCCTGGCCCAGGCCGAGATGTGGGCCGCGCGCGTGGGCAAAGTCTTGGTGGTGGCCGCGGAGAAGATGAGCGAGATTGCGCTGACGCCGCCGATTGAAAAAGGGACGGCCATGCTGTTTGGCGATGGTGCTGGCGCGGTTCTGGTCGATCGCGATCAGGGTGTGGCGCGGATGGTCGATTTTGAACTGGGTAGCGATGGCGCAAGTGCGCTGGAGCTACGGCTCGATTTCAATGCGCCGGTGTACATGAACGGGCGGATGGTGATCATGCACGCCGCGCGAAAGGTACCAGCTGCGATCCTTGCCGTGCTGCGCCGCGCGGGCCTGGAGGCCTCTGATGTGCATACCTTTCTGATGCACCAGGCGAACTCGAATCTGATCACGAGGATCGCTCAGACTCTTGGGGTCGAGGGCGGCAAGTTTTATTCGAATATTGCCCGCTATGGCAACACCAGTTCGGCCTCAATGCTGATTGCGGCCTGCGAGTGGGATCATCATTTTGCCGCCGGAGATCAAGTGGTGTTTGCTGCCTTTGGGGCTGGTTTCCAATGGGGCGCGCTGTTAGTAGAAGGAGTTTAG
- the purS gene encoding phosphoribosylformylglycinamidine synthase subunit PurS, with the protein MKARVHVSLKPSVLDPQGQTISKALRSLGHAEILSVRQGKYFDIELDSAVSKETVAKNLESISAEVLSNPVIEDFQIEILD; encoded by the coding sequence ATGAAAGCTCGTGTCCACGTATCCCTGAAACCTTCGGTCCTTGATCCTCAAGGCCAGACCATCTCGAAAGCACTGCGTTCCTTGGGTCACGCAGAGATTCTGAGCGTCCGGCAAGGTAAGTATTTTGATATTGAGCTGGACTCTGCCGTCTCGAAGGAAACAGTAGCCAAGAATTTGGAGTCGATCTCAGCGGAAGTTTTGTCGAATCCGGTGATCGAAGATTTCCAGATCGAAATTCTCGACTAA
- a CDS encoding VWA domain-containing protein, which yields MLSRRALLLASPAFAQDPTFSSNVNVINLLATVRDKRGQLIQNLTEEDFILTETGKPQKIRYFSQQTDLPLRLGLLVDTSMSQEKVIPAERAAAYRFLDQVLREKLDRVFLIQFDTLARVRLGFSSNRSQLEGILNDIDTPTRKELRAAGGSGTAFFDAIGSGAELMKAETGRKALIVLSDGVDSSSDQTLATAIELALRADTLVYTVYFTDPAFYSLGFGVPNGHAVMARLAKETGGGFFEVSKKMTIEAIFQAIEQELRSQYSIGYVSDIPVGFPAFRKIHLSTRQKGLVVQTRDGYWPKRP from the coding sequence ATGCTCTCCCGCCGCGCTCTTCTCCTGGCTAGTCCAGCCTTCGCTCAGGACCCCACGTTTTCCAGTAACGTGAATGTCATCAACCTGCTGGCTACTGTGCGCGACAAGCGTGGGCAGCTCATCCAAAACCTGACCGAAGAGGATTTCATCCTCACCGAAACCGGAAAACCTCAAAAAATTCGCTATTTCTCGCAACAGACCGACCTGCCGCTTCGCCTCGGTCTGCTCGTTGACACCAGCATGAGCCAGGAGAAAGTGATCCCCGCGGAACGAGCCGCGGCCTACCGTTTTCTCGATCAGGTGCTGCGCGAGAAACTGGACAGGGTCTTCCTGATTCAGTTCGATACCCTTGCCCGGGTCCGCCTCGGCTTCAGCAGCAATCGTTCGCAGTTGGAAGGCATTCTGAACGACATCGATACTCCCACCCGCAAGGAGCTGCGCGCGGCGGGCGGATCGGGAACCGCGTTTTTCGACGCGATTGGGTCAGGTGCCGAACTGATGAAAGCAGAAACCGGGCGTAAAGCGCTGATTGTGCTGTCCGACGGCGTCGATTCGTCCAGTGACCAGACCCTCGCCACAGCGATCGAGCTGGCCTTGCGTGCCGACACCCTCGTCTATACGGTGTACTTCACTGACCCGGCCTTTTACAGCCTCGGCTTCGGGGTGCCAAACGGGCACGCAGTGATGGCCCGGCTGGCCAAAGAGACAGGCGGCGGCTTCTTCGAAGTCTCAAAAAAAATGACGATCGAAGCCATTTTCCAGGCCATCGAGCAGGAACTGCGCAGCCAATACAGCATTGGCTATGTCTCCGACATCCCGGTCGGCTTTCCCGCCTTCCGCAAGATCCACCTGAGCACCCGGCAAAAGGGACTGGTCGTACAAACCCGCGACGGCTATTGGCCAAAACGGCCCTGA
- a CDS encoding SGNH/GDSL hydrolase family protein, whose translation MLRGFTLAAGAVLLAGLLTGATKKAPAKPTAKKVSSSTKKSSAKKTTKKRVVVAKPPVVSAKVKEASQEYVSGAMDAVAAAAIENSAALVPFYEQLWQMEQSKEKNLHVLQYGDSHTASDDWANQLRVLFQGRFGNGGAGYSIAGRPFAGYRRYDVKSGQSTRWETEGLLTKGSDGYYGLGGVSIAAQRAGETVYLDAEGQNVELSYLQQPGGGKFRVSIDGTETATISTDGPLGPGYWSMATPEGLKRFTVETLSHAPVRLLGWVTERNQGLTWETLGINGAQANLSLRWEENQLRELVAKRNPGLIVFAYGTNEASNRDWTPETYRAMFRGVLQRFRAMAPGASFLVVGPPDRAQRVNRAWVPVPKLDMISEAQRAVALEMGCAFWDLRERMGGSGAIQRWVYAGFAQGDFVHLTGAGYRLVGETLYKDLMAHYEEFRRIRQKVFGDSTGNNNDSKQN comes from the coding sequence ATGCTGCGCGGATTCACATTGGCGGCAGGTGCGGTGCTATTGGCAGGTTTGCTGACCGGCGCCACCAAGAAGGCGCCCGCGAAACCGACAGCAAAAAAAGTCTCGAGCAGCACAAAGAAGTCGAGCGCGAAGAAGACCACAAAGAAACGCGTTGTGGTGGCCAAGCCGCCTGTGGTGAGCGCCAAAGTGAAAGAGGCGTCCCAGGAATACGTGTCGGGCGCGATGGATGCCGTTGCCGCCGCAGCGATTGAGAACTCAGCCGCATTGGTGCCCTTCTATGAGCAGCTCTGGCAAATGGAGCAGAGCAAAGAGAAGAATCTCCATGTGCTGCAGTATGGCGATTCCCATACGGCCAGTGACGATTGGGCGAACCAGTTGCGTGTTCTGTTTCAGGGACGTTTCGGAAATGGTGGGGCTGGTTACAGTATTGCGGGGCGGCCTTTCGCCGGTTACCGCCGCTATGACGTCAAGAGCGGCCAGAGCACACGTTGGGAGACCGAAGGCCTGTTGACCAAGGGATCTGACGGCTATTACGGCCTGGGCGGCGTCTCGATTGCGGCCCAGCGGGCCGGCGAGACGGTGTACCTGGATGCCGAAGGGCAGAATGTGGAGTTGTCCTACTTACAGCAACCGGGTGGCGGCAAGTTCCGGGTATCGATCGATGGCACAGAGACTGCCACCATCAGCACCGACGGACCGTTGGGCCCCGGCTATTGGAGTATGGCGACGCCCGAAGGTCTCAAGCGCTTTACCGTCGAAACGCTGAGCCATGCGCCGGTGCGTCTGCTCGGCTGGGTGACAGAGCGCAACCAGGGCCTGACCTGGGAGACACTCGGCATCAATGGCGCGCAGGCGAATCTGAGCTTGCGTTGGGAAGAGAATCAACTGCGCGAACTGGTGGCCAAGCGCAATCCGGGCCTGATCGTCTTCGCCTATGGGACCAACGAGGCCAGCAACCGGGATTGGACTCCCGAGACCTACCGTGCGATGTTCCGCGGTGTGCTGCAGCGTTTTCGCGCGATGGCTCCCGGGGCTAGTTTCCTCGTGGTGGGACCTCCTGATCGAGCGCAGCGCGTCAACCGGGCCTGGGTACCTGTCCCGAAGCTCGATATGATCAGCGAGGCACAGCGCGCCGTTGCCTTGGAGATGGGCTGCGCGTTCTGGGATTTACGGGAAAGAATGGGTGGCAGCGGAGCCATTCAGCGTTGGGTTTACGCGGGTTTTGCGCAGGGTGATTTTGTGCACCTGACGGGCGCTGGCTATCGTCTGGTGGGCGAGACCCTCTATAAGGACCTGATGGCGCACTACGAAGAGTTCCGGCGCATCCGGCAGAAAGTTTTTGGCGACAGTACTGGCAATAACAATGATTCAAAACAAAATTAG
- a CDS encoding acyl carrier protein, with translation MIQNKISEIVATVAKKPVNIASDESLFDSGLLDSFALTDLVTALEAEYKISVPDSDLNPRKFDTIDKIVGYVEAHQ, from the coding sequence ATGATTCAAAACAAAATTAGTGAGATCGTCGCGACAGTGGCAAAGAAGCCCGTCAACATCGCTTCCGATGAAAGTCTTTTTGATAGCGGGCTGCTCGACAGCTTTGCGCTGACTGACCTGGTGACGGCACTCGAAGCCGAGTATAAGATCAGCGTTCCCGATTCTGACTTGAACCCCCGTAAGTTCGACACGATCGACAAGATCGTCGGCTACGTTGAGGCGCATCAATAG
- the alaS gene encoding alanine--tRNA ligase, with protein sequence MTGHQVRQTFLDFFAGHQHRIVRSSSLVPADDPTLLFTNAGMNQFKEIFLGQEKRDYSRATTSQKCVRAGGKHNDLENVGYTRRHHTFFEMLGNFSFGDYFKADAISFAWELITKVYSIPKERLYVTVFREDDEAEELWQKVTGISKSRIFRLDEKDNFWQMGDTGPCGPCSEIHFDLGPEGAGPGHEHEEFPLDGGGRFVEFWNLVFMQYDRSADGVLTPLPRPSIDTGMGLERMAAILQGKLSNYECDLIVPIRDKATELLGNKMKPATLNVVADHSRAAEFLIHDGVLPANDGRGYVLRKIIRRAIRHARRDGFEGIFLHQMTPFVAEFMSGAYPELLESTERVSRIVKEEELRYASTFLVAEKMFRDEAKTAVGGILPGAAAFKLYDTYGLGLDEQEDMARELGLGIDVAGFDEAMEGQKQRARASWKGAEKATVNPAFAELPKTQFLAYTNLESTAKVLYASDSEVVLDQSPFYANSGGQIGDNGALYDAATGEKLAEVSGAAYGMPGLIVHKIKSLKPIAVGDTVLAQVEASARSASMRHHTATHLLQAALQKVLGRHVKQAGSVVEPNRLRFDFTHYAALSAEEKAEIEALVNAEVLENIDVATNVMSLDEALQSGAMALFGEKYGDNVRVVRIGDFSKELCGGTHVKRTGDIGGVKIVYEGSSSAGVRRIEAVAGPRVTEYFEEQLSAKDQALARAEKEKKDLEQALAQLKEQLALAQSSTLQPEELKGLKVIRAKVNNMDRVQMRSVADDFLNRGAADIIVLGSETAGGTVEFISAVRKDLTPKIHAGNIIKSISEIVGGKGGGRPDRAEGGGKDVARMAEALQKVAELI encoded by the coding sequence ATGACCGGTCATCAAGTTCGTCAGACATTTCTCGATTTCTTTGCGGGCCACCAGCACCGCATCGTCCGCTCTTCTTCGCTCGTTCCCGCGGACGACCCCACCCTCCTGTTCACGAACGCGGGCATGAACCAGTTCAAGGAGATCTTCCTTGGCCAGGAAAAGCGCGACTACTCGCGCGCCACCACTTCGCAGAAATGCGTGCGCGCCGGCGGCAAGCACAACGATCTTGAGAATGTCGGCTACACCCGCCGCCACCACACCTTCTTTGAGATGCTGGGGAATTTCAGCTTTGGAGACTACTTCAAGGCCGACGCGATCTCCTTTGCCTGGGAACTGATCACCAAGGTCTACAGCATCCCGAAGGAACGCCTCTATGTCACCGTCTTCCGCGAGGATGACGAAGCCGAAGAGCTGTGGCAGAAGGTCACCGGCATCTCGAAATCGCGCATCTTCCGTCTGGACGAGAAGGACAACTTCTGGCAGATGGGCGACACCGGCCCCTGCGGCCCTTGCTCGGAGATTCACTTTGACCTGGGCCCCGAAGGCGCTGGCCCCGGTCATGAGCACGAAGAATTTCCCCTCGACGGCGGCGGCCGCTTTGTCGAATTCTGGAACCTCGTCTTCATGCAGTACGACCGTAGCGCCGACGGCGTGCTGACGCCGCTGCCGCGCCCCTCGATCGACACCGGCATGGGTCTTGAGCGCATGGCCGCCATTCTGCAAGGCAAACTCTCGAATTACGAATGCGATCTGATCGTGCCGATCCGCGACAAGGCGACCGAACTGCTGGGCAACAAGATGAAGCCCGCGACGCTGAACGTCGTTGCCGATCACTCCCGCGCCGCTGAGTTTTTGATCCACGACGGCGTGCTGCCGGCCAATGACGGCCGCGGTTATGTGTTGCGCAAGATCATCCGCCGCGCCATCCGCCACGCCCGCCGTGACGGCTTTGAAGGCATCTTCCTCCACCAGATGACGCCCTTTGTCGCCGAGTTCATGAGCGGCGCCTATCCCGAACTGCTCGAAAGCACCGAACGCGTCTCGCGCATCGTCAAAGAAGAAGAGCTGCGCTACGCCTCCACCTTCCTGGTAGCCGAAAAGATGTTCCGCGACGAAGCAAAGACCGCTGTCGGTGGCATCCTCCCCGGCGCGGCCGCCTTCAAGCTCTATGACACCTATGGCCTGGGCCTCGACGAGCAGGAAGACATGGCTCGTGAACTTGGCCTGGGCATCGATGTCGCCGGTTTTGACGAAGCGATGGAAGGCCAGAAGCAACGCGCCCGCGCCAGTTGGAAGGGCGCCGAGAAGGCCACCGTCAACCCCGCCTTCGCCGAGCTCCCCAAGACCCAGTTCCTCGCCTACACCAATCTCGAATCCACCGCCAAGGTGCTCTATGCGAGCGACAGCGAAGTGGTGCTGGACCAGTCGCCCTTCTATGCGAACTCCGGTGGCCAGATAGGCGACAACGGCGCGCTCTACGATGCCGCAACGGGCGAGAAGCTGGCCGAAGTCAGTGGCGCCGCCTACGGCATGCCCGGCCTGATTGTCCACAAGATCAAGAGCCTGAAGCCGATCGCAGTTGGCGATACGGTGCTCGCGCAGGTGGAAGCCTCCGCGCGCAGCGCCTCGATGCGCCACCACACGGCCACCCACCTGCTGCAGGCCGCGCTACAGAAGGTGCTGGGCCGCCACGTCAAGCAGGCTGGTAGCGTTGTCGAGCCGAATCGGCTTCGTTTTGACTTTACGCATTACGCCGCGCTGAGCGCCGAAGAGAAGGCCGAGATCGAAGCACTGGTCAATGCCGAAGTGCTTGAAAACATCGACGTCGCCACTAATGTCATGAGTCTCGATGAAGCGCTGCAGTCGGGCGCCATGGCTTTGTTTGGCGAAAAGTATGGCGACAATGTCCGCGTCGTCCGCATCGGCGACTTCTCGAAGGAACTCTGCGGCGGCACCCACGTCAAGCGCACCGGCGACATCGGCGGCGTCAAGATTGTCTACGAAGGCTCCAGCTCTGCCGGGGTCCGGCGCATCGAGGCGGTTGCCGGTCCGCGGGTCACCGAATACTTTGAGGAACAGTTGAGCGCCAAGGACCAGGCCCTCGCCCGTGCCGAAAAGGAAAAGAAAGATCTCGAACAGGCCCTCGCCCAACTGAAGGAGCAATTGGCGCTGGCCCAATCCTCCACCCTGCAGCCCGAAGAGTTGAAGGGGCTGAAGGTGATCCGGGCCAAGGTCAACAACATGGACCGCGTGCAGATGCGCTCGGTCGCCGACGACTTCCTCAATCGCGGCGCAGCCGACATCATCGTGCTGGGCAGCGAAACCGCGGGCGGCACCGTCGAGTTCATCTCAGCAGTGCGCAAGGACCTGACGCCGAAAATCCATGCTGGCAACATCATCAAGAGCATCAGCGAGATTGTCGGCGGCAAGGGCGGCGGCCGTCCCGACCGCGCCGAAGGCGGCGGCAAGGATGTGGCCCGCATGGCCGAAGCACTCCAAAAAGTAGCGGAGCTGATCTAG
- a CDS encoding cupin domain-containing protein, with product MPKLIAAPTTIPVPGGKRIDEYAGQVNNQEERLSVAHMRSPSGWSEPGQTPEFDEYTVVLRGAMRVEHREGVIDVAAGQAILTTAGEWIRYSTPGPEGCEYIAICLPAFTLDRVHRDE from the coding sequence ATGCCGAAATTGATTGCGGCTCCCACCACGATTCCGGTTCCGGGTGGCAAGCGCATCGACGAGTATGCCGGGCAGGTGAACAATCAGGAAGAACGTCTCAGCGTCGCTCATATGCGCAGCCCGAGCGGCTGGTCGGAACCGGGCCAGACGCCAGAATTCGACGAGTACACCGTGGTGTTGCGCGGCGCAATGCGCGTTGAGCATCGGGAGGGTGTGATTGATGTGGCCGCAGGCCAGGCGATCCTCACCACTGCGGGCGAATGGATCCGCTATTCGACCCCCGGGCCTGAGGGTTGTGAGTACATTGCGATCTGTTTGCCTGCCTTTACCCTGGATCGCGTGCACCGCGACGAGTAA
- the glmS gene encoding glutamine--fructose-6-phosphate transaminase (isomerizing), with protein sequence MCGIVGYIGGRQAVSIIMDGLKRLEYRGYDSAGIAVFDDTQTISVRRASGKLRNLEEALRQNPTDGNFGIGHTRWATHGRPTEENAHPHRDSKGNLVVVHNGIVENYLVLRHGLQARGHVFLSETDTEIIAHLVEDAFTGNLEEAVRAALAQIQGVLAIAIISRLDPNKIVAARQGPPVVIGLGEDEYFVASDVPAILSHTRDMFFLADGDMAILTASGVTLTDFVGNPVTRSVSRILWDPIMAEKGGYKHFMQKEIYEQPRSTRDTMLGRLGAESGRAFLDEVLISPEQMRGFRQIRIVACGTSWHAALAGKFLIEKLARVPVEVDYGSEFRYRDPILGPDTLTIVISQSGETADTLAAQREAKSKGSPTLAICNVIGSMITREAAGMLMTHAGPEIGVASTKAFTSQLTALFVLALYLGQERGTLTEAQVRAQIEEALKIPGKMEQILASEVIYQNLARSLHKAKDFLYLGRGIHFPIALEGALKLKEISYIHAEGYPAGEMKHGPNALIDENLPVVILAAYDPDDAESRLRYEKTVSNIQEVKARSGIVVAISNEGDKEIAEMADYVIPIPVTSEMLLPLLEIIPMQLLAYHIAVRLGCDVDQPRNLAKSVTVE encoded by the coding sequence ATGTGTGGAATCGTTGGCTATATCGGCGGTCGTCAGGCCGTGTCCATCATTATGGATGGATTGAAGCGTTTGGAGTATCGGGGCTACGATTCGGCGGGAATCGCAGTTTTTGACGACACCCAGACGATCTCAGTACGCCGTGCTTCCGGCAAACTGCGCAACCTCGAAGAGGCACTGCGGCAGAACCCGACCGATGGCAACTTCGGCATCGGTCACACGCGTTGGGCCACCCATGGCCGCCCAACCGAAGAGAATGCCCATCCCCATCGCGATTCCAAAGGGAATCTGGTGGTGGTCCACAACGGCATTGTTGAGAACTACCTCGTTTTGCGGCATGGTCTACAGGCGCGCGGGCATGTTTTTCTGTCCGAAACCGACACTGAGATCATTGCCCACCTCGTAGAAGATGCCTTTACGGGCAATCTCGAGGAGGCCGTGCGCGCCGCGCTCGCGCAGATCCAGGGCGTGCTGGCCATTGCCATCATTTCCCGCCTGGACCCGAACAAGATTGTCGCCGCCCGGCAGGGGCCGCCGGTAGTGATCGGTTTGGGCGAGGACGAGTATTTTGTCGCCTCCGATGTCCCTGCCATCCTGAGCCACACCCGCGACATGTTCTTTCTTGCCGATGGGGATATGGCGATTCTGACGGCGAGCGGCGTCACGCTGACTGATTTTGTAGGCAATCCGGTCACCCGCAGTGTTTCGCGCATCCTCTGGGACCCGATCATGGCGGAAAAGGGCGGCTACAAGCACTTCATGCAGAAAGAGATCTACGAGCAGCCGCGCTCGACGCGCGACACGATGCTCGGACGTCTGGGGGCAGAGTCGGGCCGCGCCTTTCTCGATGAAGTGCTCATTTCGCCCGAGCAGATGCGCGGCTTCCGGCAGATTCGCATTGTGGCCTGCGGCACCAGTTGGCATGCGGCTCTGGCAGGCAAGTTTTTGATCGAAAAGCTGGCGCGAGTCCCGGTAGAAGTCGATTATGGCAGCGAATTCCGCTATCGCGACCCGATCCTGGGCCCCGATACGCTGACGATCGTGATTTCGCAGTCGGGTGAGACGGCTGATACGCTCGCCGCGCAACGCGAGGCAAAGAGCAAAGGCTCGCCGACGCTCGCCATCTGCAACGTGATTGGCTCGATGATCACGCGCGAGGCCGCCGGAATGCTGATGACGCATGCCGGGCCCGAAATTGGCGTTGCCTCAACCAAGGCCTTCACCAGCCAGTTGACCGCGTTGTTTGTCTTGGCACTTTATCTCGGCCAGGAGCGCGGTACTTTGACCGAGGCGCAGGTGCGCGCCCAGATCGAAGAAGCACTGAAGATTCCGGGGAAGATGGAGCAGATTCTGGCCAGCGAGGTGATCTACCAGAATCTGGCCCGCTCGCTGCATAAGGCGAAGGATTTTCTGTATCTCGGGCGTGGCATTCACTTTCCAATTGCGCTTGAGGGGGCCTTGAAGCTGAAAGAAATCAGCTACATCCATGCCGAAGGCTATCCGGCGGGCGAGATGAAGCATGGCCCGAATGCGCTGATTGATGAGAATCTGCCGGTGGTGATTTTGGCTGCCTATGATCCGGACGATGCCGAGAGCCGGCTGCGTTATGAGAAGACCGTGTCGAATATCCAGGAAGTGAAGGCGCGGAGCGGTATTGTGGTGGCGATCTCGAACGAAGGCGACAAGGAAATCGCCGAGATGGCCGATTATGTCATCCCGATTCCGGTCACCAGCGAGATGCTGTTGCCACTGCTTGAGATCATTCCGATGCAGTTGCTGGCCTATCACATTGCGGTGCGGCTGGGCTGCGATGTCGATCAGCCACGGAATCTGGCAAAGTCCGTTACGGTCGAGTAA
- a CDS encoding HAMP domain-containing histidine kinase, with translation MKQKLLYGVGTLLLTVLVGLLVWQGSFSFGDFAPAGPQQVTIFWAVSTVVFLLTVLIGFLLFRTFVKIYLERQRNREGSRLRTKLLVAALGITILPVFFFALFSVYVLNRNLDKWFSRPAISATNTLVGMSMALERGAEGKATAQAELLASRPEVLDYANGNEAGLARIQKFCVDHGIAEAMYENKEGRRLPLCSTSRTSTREHAMRAALPDLLGTVWVRAHLEASAEAEHQKLLDSIAQYDQLAVSKRELWQFYLLLLALICLFILFLSTWAVLLLAKQISVPIAELLKGAEEVRQGNLTYRLETKAADELATLVSGFNDMTQSLEANDKELERRRRFTEAILENIPTGVVSVGAEGRVLRVNRAMREIFPEMEAELSLRLEDLFPKEEAGELRYMMKRARRTGIAMGQFEFLKEGRRLHLGVTVSTVEENPGSPFVLVIEDTSELLRAQKQAAWHEVARRVAHEIKNPLTPIALSAERIARQLDRAAIPPENARVLRECSALISREVETVRTLVDEFSQFARFPAAQMAAVDLNGAVENAMRVFEGRLEGITVDLELSPDLPLVHADGEQLKRVVVNLVDNAAEAMHEAHVKRLYVGTHPLGNESVELVVSDSGSGVSKEDREKLFLPYFSTKGRGTGLGLAIVNHILSEHHAQIRVEENQPIGARFVIELPAWSERESDALQDGKVEARV, from the coding sequence ATGAAGCAGAAACTGCTTTACGGCGTCGGCACCTTGCTGCTGACCGTGCTGGTGGGCCTCCTCGTGTGGCAAGGCAGCTTCAGCTTTGGAGATTTTGCTCCGGCAGGGCCGCAGCAGGTCACCATCTTTTGGGCTGTCTCGACGGTCGTCTTTCTGCTCACGGTGCTGATTGGATTTCTGCTCTTTCGCACCTTTGTCAAAATCTATCTGGAGCGGCAGCGCAACCGCGAGGGTTCGCGGCTGCGCACCAAGCTGCTGGTGGCGGCGCTGGGCATCACGATCCTGCCGGTCTTTTTCTTTGCTCTCTTCAGCGTCTATGTGTTGAATCGCAATCTTGATAAGTGGTTCAGCCGCCCGGCGATCAGCGCGACCAACACGCTGGTAGGGATGTCGATGGCGCTCGAGCGGGGCGCCGAGGGCAAGGCGACGGCGCAGGCGGAGCTGCTAGCCAGCCGCCCCGAGGTGCTCGATTACGCCAATGGCAACGAAGCCGGGCTCGCACGGATCCAGAAGTTCTGCGTCGACCATGGCATCGCCGAGGCGATGTATGAGAACAAGGAGGGCCGGCGGCTGCCGCTGTGCTCCACCAGCCGTACCTCCACCCGCGAACATGCGATGCGCGCCGCGCTGCCCGATCTGTTGGGCACGGTCTGGGTGCGGGCGCATCTTGAAGCAAGCGCCGAGGCCGAGCACCAGAAGCTGCTCGATAGCATTGCGCAATACGACCAGCTTGCTGTCAGCAAGCGTGAGCTTTGGCAGTTCTACTTATTGTTGCTTGCGCTGATTTGCCTGTTCATTCTGTTTCTCTCCACCTGGGCGGTGTTGCTGTTGGCCAAGCAGATCAGCGTTCCGATTGCGGAACTGCTGAAGGGCGCCGAGGAAGTGCGTCAGGGGAATCTGACCTATCGTCTGGAGACGAAAGCGGCCGATGAGTTGGCGACGCTGGTGAGCGGCTTCAACGACATGACACAGTCCTTGGAGGCGAACGATAAGGAACTGGAACGCCGCCGCCGTTTTACGGAGGCGATTCTAGAGAACATTCCTACCGGAGTCGTGTCAGTGGGGGCCGAGGGCCGTGTGCTGCGCGTGAACCGGGCGATGCGGGAGATCTTTCCGGAGATGGAGGCGGAGCTATCCTTACGTCTCGAAGACCTCTTTCCGAAGGAAGAGGCCGGCGAGTTGCGCTACATGATGAAGCGGGCCCGGCGCACGGGAATCGCAATGGGGCAATTTGAATTTCTGAAAGAGGGCCGCCGCCTGCATCTGGGGGTGACGGTTTCGACTGTCGAAGAGAACCCGGGCTCGCCCTTTGTCCTTGTGATCGAAGATACCAGCGAGTTGCTGCGCGCCCAGAAGCAGGCGGCCTGGCATGAGGTGGCGCGGCGTGTGGCCCATGAAATCAAGAATCCGCTGACGCCGATTGCGCTCAGTGCGGAGCGGATTGCCCGGCAACTGGATCGGGCGGCGATTCCTCCGGAGAATGCGCGTGTGCTGCGCGAGTGTTCGGCGCTGATCAGCCGCGAGGTGGAAACGGTACGGACGCTGGTGGACGAGTTTTCCCAGTTCGCCCGCTTTCCGGCGGCGCAGATGGCGGCTGTCGATTTGAATGGTGCGGTGGAGAACGCGATGCGTGTCTTTGAAGGACGTCTGGAGGGCATCACGGTGGATCTGGAACTCTCTCCCGATTTGCCGCTGGTGCATGCCGATGGCGAGCAACTCAAACGGGTGGTGGTCAATCTGGTGGACAACGCGGCGGAGGCAATGCACGAAGCGCATGTCAAACGGCTCTATGTCGGGACGCATCCCCTTGGAAACGAAAGTGTGGAGTTAGTTGTCTCCGATAGTGGGAGTGGTGTGTCCAAAGAAGATCGCGAGAAATTGTTTCTCCCTTACTTTTCCACGAAGGGGCGGGGCACAGGCTTAGGCCTGGCGATCGTGAATCATATTCTGAGTGAACACCACGCGCAGATTCGAGTGGAAGAGAATCAGCCGATTGGCGCGCGATTTGTGATCGAGTTACCGGCCTGGAGCGAACGGGAATCGGATGCGCTGCAGGATGGAAAAGTGGAGGCGAGAGTTTGA